The segment CGTTGGGAAGTCCAGAATGATGATCCCAACCCGGGTGATAGAGCTGGATGAACCGCACGCCGCGCTCGGCCAGCCGACGAGCCCGCAAGCAGTTCGCGGCGAACGTTCCAGGCTTCTTCACATCATCGCCGTACATCTTCAGCGTCTCTTCGGATTCGCCAGACAGGTCAGTCACCTCCGGGATTGAGGCCTGCATCCGGAAGGCCATTTCATACTGTGCGATCCGGGTTTCGAGCGCCGGATCGCTGGTCTGTTCCAGCTGCATTTGATTCAACTGCTGAATCCGATCCAGTGCTTTCCGCCGTCCCGCAGCACTGATTCCGCCAGGGCTGTTGAGATAAAGAACCGCGTCTTTATCCGGACGAAGTTGAACACCATCGAACTTACCGGGCAAAAATCCGCTTCCCCACAGGCGTGAAAACAACGGCTGACCGCCGCGGTCGTTGGAAACCATCACGACAAAGCCCGGCAAATCCGAACTCTCGGAACCCAAGCCATAATTCAGCCACGAACCCATACTCGGGCGGCCCGGAAACTGCGATCCGGTCTGCATCATCGTCACGCCAGGCCCGTGGTTGATGGCCTCGGTGTTGAGCGATTTGATGATGCACAGATCGTCCGCAATCTCGGCCGTATGCGGAAGGATCTCGCTCATCCAATGACCGCTTTCGCCCTGCTGCTTGAACTTGAAAGGCGACCCAACCAGCGGCAGACTTGCCTGATAACCGCTCATGCCGGTCAGCCGCTGTCCCATGCGAACTTCCGGCGGCAACTCTTTGCCATGATCCTTGTTGAGCCGCGGTTTGTAGTCGAACAAATCCATCTGCGATGGAGCGCCGGACTGAAACAGAAAGATCACCCGCTTCGCTTTGGGGGCAAAGTTCGGAAAGGAAATATCGTCGGCGCCGAAAGCCCGATCCTGGCTGAGCAAACTGGCCAAGGCAATCGAACCGAGTCCGTGGCCGAAAGTACGCAGCGCATCCCGCCGCGTGACGATTCCGCTGTCATAGCCGGTGCAGAGAGGTTTCTTTTTCATCGCAGTCTCACGCTTTCATCAAGATTCAAAATCGCGTTCACCAGAACCGTCGCGGCAGCAAGTTCGGGAGCCCCAACATCGTCGCCAGCAGTCGCCTGACCAGTTTGCAACAAT is part of the Mariniblastus fucicola genome and harbors:
- a CDS encoding DUF1501 domain-containing protein, encoding MKKKPLCTGYDSGIVTRRDALRTFGHGLGSIALASLLSQDRAFGADDISFPNFAPKAKRVIFLFQSGAPSQMDLFDYKPRLNKDHGKELPPEVRMGQRLTGMSGYQASLPLVGSPFKFKQQGESGHWMSEILPHTAEIADDLCIIKSLNTEAINHGPGVTMMQTGSQFPGRPSMGSWLNYGLGSESSDLPGFVVMVSNDRGGQPLFSRLWGSGFLPGKFDGVQLRPDKDAVLYLNSPGGISAAGRRKALDRIQQLNQMQLEQTSDPALETRIAQYEMAFRMQASIPEVTDLSGESEETLKMYGDDVKKPGTFAANCLRARRLAERGVRFIQLYHPGWDHHSGLPNGIRHKCKQTDQASAALVKDLKAKGMLEDTLVIWGGEFGRTSYCQGKIEGTKFGRDHHPKCFTMWMAGGGVKGGYSHGVTDEYSYNVVEDGVHIHDFHATIMHLLGIDHERLTYKYQGRHFRLTDVHGHVVKELLA